The genomic stretch TTCACCAATATGACACCACAAGTTGAGAGAAAAACCAAGAAAGATGTTGACGAAAGTACAGATACCTACGACACGGTAGAATATTTGGTAAAAAACATTAAAGGCAACAATGGAAAAGTCGGTCAGTTCGGAACTTCATATCCAGGATTCTACACTGCGGTAGGAACTTTGGCGCAACATCCTGCTTTGGTGGCGTCTTCTCCGCAAGCTCCGATTTCAGATTTCTGGAACGATGATTTCCTACATAACGGAAGATTTATGATGGGGTATTTCAGAACCTTCCCTGTTTTTGGAATTCAGAAAACAAAAGCTGAAAACAAAGCGTGGTACATGGATACTTTCGTGAAACAAACTTCAGAAGACGGTTTAAAATTTTACCGGGATATGGGAACATTAAAAGATGGATATGAAAAATATTATAAAGATAATTTCTTCATGACCGAAATTATGAATCATCCCAATTACGATGAATATTGGCAGAAAAGAAATCTTCTACCACATCTTAAAAACATCAATCATGCTGTAATGACCGTTGGTGGATGGTTTGATGCAGAAGATCTTTCAGGACCTTTAAATATTTACAAAACCATTGAAAAAACAAGCCCTAAAGCTAAAAACACCATCGTGATGGGACCATTTTCTCACGGAGGTTGGGGACGCGAAGATGGAAAACATTTTCACAATCAAATTTACTTCGGAGACAGCATCGCAACCTATTATCAGAAAAATATTGAAACAAAATTCTTCAATCATTATCTAAAAGGAAATACAAAACAGGATGCCGGTTTACCGGAAGCTTTGATGTATGATACAGGTGCAAAGCAGTGGAGAGAATTTGCAACGTATCCTCCCAAAGAAGCTAAAAAAGTTAGTTTTTACTTAGCAAACGGAACTTTGAAAAACAATTCAGGACAAGGGTTTTCAGAATATTATAGTGATCCGAACAATCCTGTTTTAAGTTCTGATAATCTGAAAGATTTTAACGGATTTACACCAAGAAATTACATGTCCGAAGATCAAAGGTTTGCTGTCGGAAGACCCGATGTCCTGACTTTCACCACAGATATTTTAACGGAAGATCTTACTTTCGCAGGAGAATTGATGGCTAAATTAAATATCGCTTCAACTTCCACTGATGCCGATTTTGCAGTGAAATTGATCGATGTTTATCCTGAAGACTTTAAACCTGCTGAAAAGAAAGACGGCGTGATCTACGGAAATTATCATCAAATGGTAAGAAGTGAAATCATGCCTGCAAGATTCAGGAACTCCAGAGAAAAAGGGGAAGCTTTAGTTGCCAATCAAAAAACAGCAGTGGATTTCAGATTGCAGGATGTGGTTCATACTTTCAAGAAAGGACACAAAATCCAGATACAAATTTCCTCAACATGGTTTCCGCTTTTCGCCATTAATCCTCAGAAATTTTTAGACAATCCCAATTTTGCTACGAAAGAAGATTATACGAAAGCGTTTATTAAGGTTTTTGAAGATTCTTCGATTGAAGTTGAGGTTTTGAAATAAACGATAAAAGCTGTTCGGTTTGAACAGCTTTTTTGTTTTTTTATTCTCTCGCAGATTTTGCAGATAACGCAGATCTTTTTAAACACAATCATCTGCGAAATTTGCTTAATCTGCGAGAGAAAATTCTGCATCAAATTTGTCATTCCGTAGGAATCTAAGCTTTATTTTTAAAATTTAAATTCTAATAAATAAGTTCAGATTCCTACGGAATGACAAACTTAACTTTACAATTTTTGCGTTAAAAAAACTTTATTCCTCAATAGTTCTAAAAGTCAGATTTACTCTTGGAGTTTTTACTTTTGTCGTTGGTGGAAGTCGATGCAGCCAATTTTCCTGCGTTATTCCTTTCATCACCAACAAACTTCCGTTCTCCAATGAAATGTCAATTCTTTCATTAGAAATTTTATGCTTGAAAGAAAACTTTCTCTCCGCTCCGAAAGTCAACGATGCGATTGCTCCGTGTTTCTTCAAATCTTTTTCACCGTCGCTGTGATACGCCATTCCTTCACTTCCGTCGTGATACAAATTCAAAAGACATGAATTGTAAGTTTCTCCTGAAGCTTCTTCACATTTTTGTTTTAAGGCTAATAATTCGGGAGTCCAGAGTTTTGCATATTTCGTGCGGTTTGAATAGGTGTATTCAAAGATTTTTTCACCAAACCAGGCAACTTTTCTTTTGGTATAAATCAGTTTTCCAAAAATAACCGCTTCATCATTTTCCCACGGAATCTGATTAAGTAAATATTGATAATATTTCTCACATTCAGCATCGGAAAAAATCTTTCCGTAATATTCTGCAGTGCCGTCTTTGGGAAGGATGTTGATTGGGAAATCTTGTATGTCGTCGAATAAATTCATCTTTAAATTTCAATATTTAATTTTAAACCATTAAGATTCTATTAATGAGTTGAGATGGTTAAGTTGAGCTTCGCTTTAAGCAGTCAACTTCATTAAAATCTATTTGATTTTCCTTAATTAAACTTAACTTTTTAAAAACAAATCTTAATGGTTCAAAAAATAATTCAATTCTAATCTTCCAAATAAACCTTCGAACTTTCCCAACCAATTATCATCTGTTTTCTATCGCTTCCCCACATATAACCGCCAATTTTCCCTGAAGATTGTATCACACGGTGACAAGGAATTAAAAACGCAACAGGATTGCTTCCAATGGCAGTTCCGACAGCCCGAGAAGCTTTTGGATTTCCTATTTTATCAGCTAAATTTCCATAAGTTGACAATTTCCCCATTGGAATCGTTAATAAACTTTCCCAGACTTTGAGTTGAAAATCGGTTCCTTTTAAATGAAGCTTGATGGTATTGAGCTTTGACCAGTCTTTTGTAAAAATTGATAATGCATTTTGCTGAAGCTCATCATGTTTTTCAAAAAAAGATGCATTGGGAAATTTATTGTGTAAATCTCTCAATGCATTTTCTTTATCTTCTTCGAAAGCCATATAACAGATTCCTTTTTCGGTGGAAGCTGTGATTATTTTTCCAAATGGGCTTTCAGAAAAACTATAATTGATATGTAAATTTTTCCCGCCATTTTTATATTCTGCAGGCGACATTCCTTCAATTTTCACAAACAAATCGTGCAATCTGCTTGTGCTTGAAAGTCCGGTCTCTAATGCAGCATCAAATAGCGTGGCTTTTTCTTCTTTCAGTAAACTTTTTGCATGTTCAAGACTGATGAACTGTAAAAATCTTTTCGGACTTGTTCCTGCCCAATCTGTAAATATTCTCTGAAAATGTGCCGGACTTAGATTTACTTTTCCAGCAACCTCATCCAAATTGGGCTGAAGCTTAAAATTGCTCTGAATAAATTCTATTGCTTTGGCAATTCTCTGATAATCTATTTCGTCTTGTGTGAACATTTCATTTTGTTTTGTATCACAAATTTCCAAAGAAAAACTGAAAGAAAAAATCCGTTTCCTGCGGAATTTTAGTCTTTGTTGATGTGATAATATGCCAACATTTTATAATATAGTTTTGCTGCTAAAAAGGCACTTGGTTTTGAATACGCAGAATCCATTAATTCAACAATATCAAAAGCAACAACGTTACATTTTTCGAAAACTTTTCTTAATAATTCTAATGTTGGATACCATTGCAAACCGCCTGGTTCCGGAGTTCCTGTTGAAGGAGCAATTGACGGATCGAAAGCATCCAAATCAATCGTAATATAAACATTTCCTGAAACTTTTTCTAAAACATCATTCACCCAGTTTTCATTATTGGCAATTTCATGAGCGAAAAACACTCTTCCCTCCGGTAAATATTCAACTTCTTCAGCATCCATAGAACGGATTCCCACTTGTACTAAATTATGTTTCTGATTCGCTTCAAAAACCGCACAAGCGTGATTAGAAGTAGAACCATGGAATTCCGGACGTAAATCTGTGTGAGCATCTAATTGTAAAACGGTAAGATTTTCAAATTTTTCTCCTACTGCACGAATCGAACCGATAGAAACTGAATGTTCTCCACCAAAAAGAGTAAACAATTTATCTGTTGCCAAAAGCTCTTTTGTTTTCTGATAAACCGCTTCTGTCATCGCTTCAGGCGTAGAATTTTCAGAAACTTCTCCAGCTAAATAAACTCCCTCCAAATAAGGTTCTGTACCTGTTTCGATGTCGTAAAGCTCCATGTTTTCAGAAGCATCAAGGAATAATTCAGGACCTTTATCGGCACCTTTTCCCCAAGTTGAAGTTCCATCGTAAGGAACTGTTACCAAAACTACTTTTGAATTTTCTAATGAAGCATTTTCTTCAGGAATTCCTGCGTATGTTTTCATATAAAGATATTTATTGTTTTTAAAGGATATATGCAATCGCTACATATTCATTGGCTTCTGTTTTCCAAATCACGGCGATTTCATAATTTATAATTAAAAATTAAATGATTTAAAGATTAAAATATTTGCCGCAAAGATAAGAAGAAGAAATTGTAAGTGTTTAAAGTTATGAGCTATAAATTATGAGTTTTTAAATTTTTAAATCGTTTAATCTTTACATAATAAAACATTAATTTTGCACAAAATAAAAATTTATGTCCTTAAAAGCTGTGCTTTTCGATATGGATGGGGTAATTGTTGATACAGAACCTCTTCATAGAAAAGCTTATTTCAAAACATTCAACCAGCTAGAAATCGAGGTTTCTGAAGACCTTTATACTTCTTTTACAGGAGCTTCTACAAAAAGAGTTTGTGAAACTTTAATTTCTGAGTTTAATTTATCACACACTCACGAAGATATTACCAATATTAAAAGAACTCATTTTAAAGATTACTTTTACAACGATGAAGAATTTGATTTAATTCCAGGAGTAAGAAAGTTGATTGAGCATTATTACGAAAACAACATCAAATTAATTGTTGCTTCTTCGGCAAGTATGACCACTATTAATATGGTTTTTGAAAAGTTTGGTTTAGAAAAATATTTTAACGGAAAGATCAGCGGTGCAGATTTAAAAGAATCAAAACCTCATCCTGAAATTTTCCAGCTTGCAGCAAAAATGGCCAATGAATCTATTGAAAACTGTATGGTTATTGAAGATTCTACCAACGGAATCTTAGCAGCGCACCGAGCCAATATTTTTTGCGCAGCTTATAAAAGCTTCCATTCTCACAATCAGGATTATAGTTTAGCAAATGTTGTGATTTCAGATTATTCGGAAATCGAAGTTGATAAAATTTCTAAACATTTTTAAAATATAAAAGCTCTCCAAATTGGAGAGCTTTGTTTTTATCTAAACGTGCCGAAGCTCTTTTCTATTAAAAGAAATGACTCTTCGCTATTAATATCCTAATAATTTCAAAATATCCTCAGGTTCCTGTCTTTCTCTAAAGATCTCATATTGGAATTCTCCATTTTCATCTTTTTGAATCAGGATATGTCTCGGTTGAGGCATTAAACAGTGATGAACTCCACCATAACCACCAATTGTTTCCTGATAAGCTCCTGTATGGAAGAAACCTATATACAAAGGTTTCGTATCGCTGAAAACTGGCAAATAAATCGCGTTGGTATGCTGTTCAGAGTTGTAATAATCATCTGAATCACAAGTCAATCCACCTAAGAAAACTCTTTCATAAGAATCTTCCCAACGATTTAACGGAAGCATAATAAAGTGTCTCGAAATCGCCCAAGTATCTGGAAGAGTTGTCATGAAAGAAGAATCGATCATATTCCATTTTTCTCTGTCGTTCTGACGTTTCTGAGAAATAATTTTATATAGATTTGCACCACTTTCTCCTACGGTAAAGCTTCCAAATTCTGTATAAATATTCGGTTCTTCTACTCCTTCTTCTTCACAGAATTTTTTAATTTGAGAAACGATTTCTTCCACCATATATTGGTAATCGTAATCGAAATTCAAAGAAGTTTTAATTGGGAAACCTCCACCGATATTCAGTGAATTTACTTCCGGAGCAATTTTCTTCAAACGTGCATACACACGAAGACATTTGTACAATTCATTCCAGTAATATGCGGTATCTTTGATTCCGGTATTGATGAAAAAGTGAAGCATTTTTAGCCTTGCATTCGGATGCTCAGCAATTTTCTGGCTATAGTAAGGAATAATATCTTTATATCCGATTCCTAATCTTGAGGTATAAAATTCGAATTTCGGTTCTTCCTCAGAAGCAATTCTGATTCCGATATCGAAAGTAGTGTCGATACTTTCAGTTAACTTATCAAGCTCTCTGTAATTATCTAAAATAGGAGTGATATTTTCAAAACCGCTGTTGATCATATCTGAAATTTTCGCCAGATAATCATCCGTTTTGAAACCATTACAGATCACCTCAATATTTTTATCAACTTTACCTTCTGTGTAAAGCGACTTCACAATATCCATATCATAAGCTGAAGATGTTTCGATAGAAATATCGTTCTTCAAAGCTTCTTCAATTACAAATTTGAAATGGCTGGATTTTGTACAGTAGCAGTATCTGTAGTTTTTTTTGTAATCGATTTTCTCAAAAGCTTCCTTAAACCAGCCTTTTGCTTTTTGAATATTTTGAGAAATCTTCGGGAGGTAACTTACCTTAAGAGGCGTTCCAAACTTCTCAACAACTTCCATCAAAGGAATATCGTGAAAAGACAAATTGTTCTCAGAAACATTGAATTCTTCCGTTGGAAAATACAATGTCTGATCAATAAGTTCCGAGTATTTTATTTTCATTTTTTAACAAGTGAATTAAGAATGCAAAATTGCTAAAAAAGTTTGATTTTTTAGCGTTAAATTTATTATAAATTTCTACTGTTTTTCGACTAAAAAATTAGTCTTTACTCAATACGTGAACTTATGAATATATTCGCTTCTCTTATTCTCAGTAATTCCCAAAACCTGATGAATATAAATATCGATAGAGCCGTATTTATTATCAATTTCAGAAAAAGAAGCATCCAAATAGTCCTTTTCAACCCAACTTAATTTTTCGATAACATTCAAATCCATTTTTGGATATAAAAAATGCAGATTATTGGCAAGACGAAGTCTTTTCTGAACTAATTGCTTTCGGTAATTGTTTGACAGAAGATAATCGTTTTCAGTAGTTTCTCTGTCAAATTTCAAAATTGTCAAAATCAACGCGGTTATTATTCCGGTTCTGTCTTTTCCTGCGGTACAGTGATATAAAACAGGATTTTCTGAATCTAAAATCTCATGAATAATTTTCTTAATGATTTCTGGATTTTCTGTTGAGTAAGTTTTATAAAAGTCAAGCATTCTTTGGTCCGCATCTGAACCTTTAACTTTCCCTCTTAAAACAAGCTTTTTCGCCTGATCAAGTTGATCTCCTTCATCTTCAAAAGCAGAATAATTTTTATAATCAATATTTTGAGGAATTACATCGGGTTTCTGTGAAATTTCTTTAGAATTTCTCAAATCAATAATTTCTTTAATTCCTAACTTTTGAAACTCTTTTATAGACTTGTTCTTTAGTTGATGCAAATGCGCGCTTCTGTAAAACTTTCCCTCTTTTAAAATTCTGCCATCAATATTTTTAATATTCCCTACTGTTCTGAAATTGGTTACTTTTTTAATTTTAAATTGGTTTTCAGTTTGTGAAATTCCGTATTCAGGTGTAGAAAAATCTTGTGTCTTACAGGATAAAACACAAAAAACACTGATAATGACGAATGATATTTTTATTAATTGTTTCAATATATTTCAGGATATTCTATTTCATTAATTCCGACAAAAAACAAAAGATCTCCAGATTCATATTCAATAGAAATTTCATCCTCTGCTGCAAAATTCCGAGTACCAATTCTTGAGATCATGCTTAAACTATCATTTGTTAATGGCCAATTCAACCCTTTTGTCGTAATATTTTCAGCTGAAGGAAAAGGATACAGAGAAATCATCTTGTTTTTCACATTTTTCAGAGAGAAATTTTTCGGAATAAAATAATATTCAGAAAACTCGTCATAAAATTTTATGTTTAAATTATTCTTAAATGAATAAGCGACCGTAAGATTTCCTAAAAAATGATCCTGTTCTCCTCCACTTCCTCCTAAAACATCAACCTCCTGAAATCCTTTTTCTAAAATAATTTCTAACGCTTTATGAAAATCTGTTTTATCCTGATCCAGTGTAAGAATAAATTTATCCTGATACACATTTTCGTCTGACCCAATATGAGAATCAAAATCACCGGAAATAAAATCTAGCTTATTTAAAGGAAAACCCAGCTCTTGCAAATAATGAAAAGCACCATCTGTACAGGCAATTAAATTATATTTTTCTAAATCAGGGAAAGATTGCGGGGCGTCACCGTTGATAAAAAGAAGTGCTTTATCTTTCATTCGGATTCCAGTATTCTTCCGGTTCGTTGTTGATTTTTGAGATATATCTTGCCAAAACAAACAGATAATCAGAAAGACGGTTCAGATATTTGATCAATTCGGGACGCACTTCTTCAGATTCATTTAAGAATACCAATGAACGTTCCGCTCTTCTACAAATCGTTCTTGCAGCATGTAAAAAAGTCGCCGATTTTCCGCCTCCCGGAAGAATAAAGTATTGAAGAGGCTCTAGTTTATCTTCAAAACCATCCATCCAATTTTCGAGTTCTTCAATTTCTGTATCAGAAATAATCAAGGAAAGACGAGACTTTCCGTTAGCCAACATCAGTTTATCAACCGGAGTTGCCGCTTCTGAGCCCACTGTAAATAAATCAAACTGGATTTTTTTCAGCTGTTTTAAAACCTCCTCATCAGTGATATGGCTTTTAGAGATTCCGATAAAAGAATTCAGCTCATCAATATTTCCGTAACTGTCAACTCTTGCACTGGCTTTTGAAACTCTCGTTCCGCCATATAAAGCGGTCTGACCTTTATCCCCTGTTTTGGTGTATATTTTCATAGGTAAATTTTCGTTATTCTTAAAACCATGCGTAATCATGGTGATTTCAAAAGACTAAATTACTTTTTTAAAACTATGCTGACAAATGTTTTTGAGTAAGTTTAAAGCAACGTCGTTTACAGAAGATTTTATTCATGTCAATCTATTATTAAATCTTGTGAATCCTTTAAATTGTGATGATAATTAAGATCAATTTCGACAATTTTTATTTAATTTTAAATCACCAAATCATAAATAATAATTATGCAAACCAATCAACAATTAAGCGACTTAATGGCGCTGGATCTGGGAATCAACCTGATTAACAGAAGACCTTATGCAAAAGAAGTTTTTAAGTGGCAGGATATCGAGCTTCTCCCCCATTCGTCAACCGATACTTTACTTTGTGAAATCTACGAGTGGAACGGACGAAACTGGCGCACAACCAATAACAACCTCATCGGTTATTTATTTTCGGGTGAACAGTTAAATACGGTTAAAAATCAATTATTAAATACTCCAAAACATACAGCGTTAATTCCAGATTTTGAATTCACCAAAGACAGCATGATCGAATACGGTTTGTCGTTACCCTCTTTATTTAACATTGGAATTAACGGAAATATCAACAGCGCAAAAAATTTTTCTATCCGTGTAAATGGAGTTACAAAATCGAGAATTACCAATATCGATTCACCAGGAATCGAAATTTTGAAGAGTTTTTCAGCTTTCACGCAATCAAAATCTAAAACCTACCGTAAAAATATTAAGTTTAATTACTTAAGCACTTCTTTATTTTATGCTGAAAGTGTAGAAATTTTTCTTGAAAAAGAATCGGGAATTAGTTTGGATGTCAGTTTTCAGACAACTAATGTTAATGTAGAAGCAAAAGTGGATACCGATACCAAAAAACATTTTGTTTTAAAATATTCCGGAAACCAAGCTCCTTTTGCAGCGAAATTTGTAAAAGGAAAAAACTTTGATGTGGAATAAGCTTTTTTAGTTATGAGTTAAAAATTATGAATTATGAGTTGATTGAAACAGAAGATCTCTTTGAAATTAACTCATAATTCATAACTCATCATTTTAAACTCTTTTACCTGTTTAAAATCATTGCAGCTTCTTTTGCTGCGTATGTGAAAATCATGTCTGCTCCTGCTCTTTTGAAGCAAGTTAAACTTTCAATGATTGCTTTATCATTATCCAGCCAGCCATTTTGAGCAGCTGCTTTCAGCATTGCATATTCTCCGCTTACATTATAAACTGCAATCGGCAAATCAATTGCTTCACGCACTTTTGCGACAATATCCAAATACGGAAGTCCTGGTTTGATCATAATAATATCTGCACCTTCTTCCACATCTTTGAAAACTTCATTCAACGCTTCACGGGAATTATGAAAATCCATCTGATAGGTTTTTTTATCTTTCGGAATTTCCATATCATCTTTTGGTGCGCTGTCTAAAGCACTTCTGAATGGCCCGTAAAAAGAACTTGCATATTTTGCCGCGTAACTTAGAATTCCCACATCATGAAATCCGCTTTCTTCCAAAGCTTCACGAATTGCTAAAACTCTGCCATCCATCATATCACTCGGTGCCACAATGTCAGCTCCGGCTTCAGCATGTGACACAGCCATTTTTGCAAGCGCATCATTGGTAGCATCATTGATGATTTTTCCGTTTTCTATGATTCCGTCGTGACCGTAAATTGAGTAAGGATCTAAAGCTACATCAGGCATAATCACCATTTCAGGAATAGCGTCTTTAATTGCCTTAATAGTATTTTGCATTAAACCATCTTTATTCCACGATTCTTTTCCGGTATTATCCTTTAAATCATCTGAAACTTTCATATAAAGATTAACCGCCTTTACTCCTAAAGAAAATAATTCTTTGCATTCTTTTACCGTAAGATCGATGCTTCGCCTGAAAATTCCGGGCATTGAAGCGATGGCTTCTTCTTTATTTTCACCTTCCATGACGAAAATAGGCATTACAAAATCGTTCACTGAAAGACTGCATTCTCTTACCAAACCTCTCATCGATTCATTCACTCTTAGTCTTCTGTTTCTAGAATATATCATCTTTGGAATACTTTTTGAATAATTTATTGCAAATTTAATATAAGTTCTACAAAAAACTATTGCAGAGAATTATATAATTTATTATTTTTGTTAGTAATATTTAAGCAAATTTATCGTTGATGAAAAAACTTTTACTTTTATTTATATTTTTTGGCGCTTCTATCATGTTTTCTGACAATTTGAAAGCACAAATAAAAGAGCCAACCTCCACAAATCAAAAATCTGATGACGGTGTGCTTACAGCATATCCGAATCCTGCTAAAGATTTTTTGATGGTGAAAGCTAAAGATGCTTCATTAAAAATAAAGAATGTTACTTTTTATTCTATACTAGGAACCCAGGTTGCTAGCTACAATGTAAACAGTAACAATACTGAAATTAATATTCAGAGATTGAAACCCGGAAAGTATCTGATACGATATATTCTAAGTGACAATACACAGAAAGTTACTCAAATAGTAAAACAATAATATTCAAATCCTGATAATCATCAGGATTTTTTCTTTTAGCACATTTTTTTTTAATTATTCCGTAACTTTCGGGATATTTCATAACTAATTGTAAAAACAATTTTAATGCTAAAAGCTGAACAAATTACTAAAACCTACAATGCCGGAAAAAAGACCGCATTAGACGATTTTAGCATACACGTTCCGAAAGGAAGTATTTACGGTCTTCTAGGGCCAAACGGAGCAGGAAAAACTTCATTCATCCGAATAATCAATCAGATTACACAAGCCGATTCTGGGAACGTTTTCATTAACGGAGAAAAACTGAATCCGAATCATATTAAAGACATCGGCTACATGCCGGAAGAACGTGGTCTTTATAAAAACATGAGCGTTGGAGATCAGATTCTTTACTTCGGTGAACTGAAAGGAATGACAAAAAATGATGCCCTGAATGAAGCAAAAAAATGGTTTGATAAACTCAATATCGATCAGTGGTGGAAGAAAAAACTGTCTGAACTGTCGAAAGGGATGGCTCAGAAAATACAGTTTGTTGTAACGGTTCTTCACAGACCCCATCTTTTAATTTTGGATGAACCGTTTTCAGGTTTTGACCCGGTGAATGCCAATTTAATTAAAGATCAGATCATCGAACTTAAAAATAACGGAACCACTATTATTCTTTCTACACACAGAATGGAAAGTGTAGAAGAAATGTGCGATTACGTAGCGTTGATCAATAATTCTAAAAAGATAATTGACGGAAGAGTTTTTGATGTTCGAGAAAAATTCAAGAAAAACATTTTTGGAATTACTTTATCTGAAGTCAACGATGACCAGTTTGATCAGTTTAAAGACAAGTATGGAATTTTCAACATGACTAATGAAAACAATTTGGTTTCTTTTGATCTGAAAAACGAAGCAGATCAGAATAATATTCTTTTAGATTTGGTCAATGTAGGAAAAGTAAGATCTTTCGACGAAAGAATTCCGAGCATGAATGAAGTATTTATCAATGCG from Chryseobacterium indoltheticum encodes the following:
- the hemB gene encoding porphobilinogen synthase — translated: MIYSRNRRLRVNESMRGLVRECSLSVNDFVMPIFVMEGENKEEAIASMPGIFRRSIDLTVKECKELFSLGVKAVNLYMKVSDDLKDNTGKESWNKDGLMQNTIKAIKDAIPEMVIMPDVALDPYSIYGHDGIIENGKIINDATNDALAKMAVSHAEAGADIVAPSDMMDGRVLAIREALEESGFHDVGILSYAAKYASSFYGPFRSALDSAPKDDMEIPKDKKTYQMDFHNSREALNEVFKDVEEGADIIMIKPGLPYLDIVAKVREAIDLPIAVYNVSGEYAMLKAAAQNGWLDNDKAIIESLTCFKRAGADMIFTYAAKEAAMILNR
- a CDS encoding T9SS type A sorting domain-containing protein, with protein sequence MKKLLLLFIFFGASIMFSDNLKAQIKEPTSTNQKSDDGVLTAYPNPAKDFLMVKAKDASLKIKNVTFYSILGTQVASYNVNSNNTEINIQRLKPGKYLIRYILSDNTQKVTQIVKQ
- a CDS encoding ABC transporter ATP-binding protein gives rise to the protein MLKAEQITKTYNAGKKTALDDFSIHVPKGSIYGLLGPNGAGKTSFIRIINQITQADSGNVFINGEKLNPNHIKDIGYMPEERGLYKNMSVGDQILYFGELKGMTKNDALNEAKKWFDKLNIDQWWKKKLSELSKGMAQKIQFVVTVLHRPHLLILDEPFSGFDPVNANLIKDQIIELKNNGTTIILSTHRMESVEEMCDYVALINNSKKIIDGRVFDVREKFKKNIFGITLSEVNDDQFDQFKDKYGIFNMTNENNLVSFDLKNEADQNNILLDLVNVGKVRSFDERIPSMNEVFINAVSNHS